In Thunnus thynnus chromosome 20, fThuThy2.1, whole genome shotgun sequence, a single window of DNA contains:
- the LOC137172744 gene encoding cartilage matrix protein-like: MDHLLMVLVLLWSSGLQAEDKHQPTGSQCESTAKADIVLLVCESKSTTSEDHENIKSFLTQIVNNFNIGPDKVQIGNIFTTTTIHTTAPGTITTTACV; this comes from the exons ATGGATCACCTGCTGATGGTGTTGGTGTTGCTGTGGAGTTCAG gactccaggctgaagataaacaccaaccaacag gttcTCAGTGTGAAAGCACAGCCAAGGCTGACATCGTGCTGTTGGTCTGTGAATCCAAGAGCACCACCTCTGAAGACCATGAAAACATTAAGTCCTTTCTAACTCAAATAGTCAACAACTTCAACATCGGCCCTGACAAAGTCCAGATCGGTAATATTTTTACTACTACAACTATTCACACTACTGCTCCtggtactattactactactgcttgTGTATAA
- the LOC137172727 gene encoding scavenger receptor cysteine-rich type 1 protein M130-like isoform X1 has translation MLQVNIPQTNDGSLSPDSVRLVNGTSLCSGRLEVKSEQSWSSVCEADFDQQDAEVVCRELGCGAPSVLQGALYGEVEAPMWTKEFQCGGHESALLDCGRSDSARSTCSPGKAVGLTCSEPVRLVGGASRCAGTLEVKWGEWRPVSDSYWTLKEAAAACRVLDCGSAVSTGRRNEVSDRSVWWISSDCVHSGSALRECASSYSSSSIMELTCSDLLLQPIISVSSTMDGVSEVQQQGFLVRQGSNFTISCSVQPQYPGGSFQLTFTSSNTAHNYTQPAVSHSADFLFPAADPAHQGSYSCVYGVYVFAHNFFSESRLLSLTVTDPTVHIIRLVVLPVTLLLVVAVVIFILKVLKASRGQKSGPQENIELDSYNLVVSRAEGEPAEEEGAQGAE, from the exons atgttgcaggtaaatattccccaaactaatgatggttctctctctccagactctgtcaggctggtgaatgggactagtctgtgttcaggcagactggaggtgaagtctgagcagtcgtggtcctcagtgtgtgaagctgactttgaccagcaggatgcagaggtggtctgtagggagctcggctgtggggctccttcagtcctccagggggcgctctatggagaagtggaggctccgatgtggaccaaagagttccagtgtggaggccatgagtctgctctcctggactgtggaagatcagactcagctagaagcacctgctcacctggcaaagctgttggactcacctgctcag agcctgtcaggttggtgggaggagccagtcgctgtgcaggtacactggaggtgaaatggggagagtggagaccagtgaGTGACTCTTACTGGACCCTGAAggaagcagctgcagcctgcagagttctggactgtggctctgctgtttcaacaggaagaagaaatgaagtCTCAGACAGATCTGTATGGTGGATCAGTTCTGACTGTGTTCATTCTGGATCTGCACTGAGGGAATGTGCATCATCatattcctcttcctccatcatggagctcacctgctcag acctgctgcttcagCCAATCATCTCTGTGTCTTCTACCATGGACGGGGTCTCCGAGGTCCAGCAGCAGGGGTTTCTGGTGCGTCAGGGCTCCAACTTCACCATCAGCTGCTCCGTCCAGCCTCAATACCCAGGAGGCTCCTTCCAgctcaccttcacctcctccaacacagCACACAACTACACCCAGCCAGCTGTCAGTCACTccgctgacttcctgtttcctgctgcagaccCCGCCCATCAAGGAAGCTACAGCTGTGTTTATGGCGTCTATGTTTTTGCTCATAACTTCTTCTCTGAGAGCCGTctgctgtctctcactgtcacaG ATCCAACAGTTCATATCATCAGACTGGTCGTCCTGCCGGTGACTCTGCTGTTGGTTGTCGCTGTCGTCATTTTCATCCTGAAGGTCCTGAAG gccagcagggggcagaagTCAGGCCCACAGGAGAACATTGAGCTGGATTCTTATAACCTCGTTGTTTCCAGAGCTGAAGGAGAGCCGGCTGAAGAGGAAGGAGCCCAGGGAGCAGAGTAG
- the LOC137172727 gene encoding scavenger receptor cysteine-rich type 1 protein M130-like isoform X2: protein MLQVNIPQTNDGSLSPDSVRLVNGTSLCSGRLEVKSEQSWSSVCEADFDQQDAEVVCRELGCGAPSVLQGALYGEVEAPMWTKEFQCGGHESALLDCGRSDSARSTCSPGKAVGLTCSEPVRLVGGASRCAGTLEVKWGEWRPVSDSYWTLKEAAAACRVLDCGSAVSTGRRNEVSDRSVWWISSDCVHSGSALRECASSYSSSSIMELTCSDLLLQPIISVSSTMDGVSEVQQQGFLVRQGSNFTISCSVQPQYPGGSFQLTFTSSNTAHNYTQPAVSHSADFLFPAADPAHQGSYSCVYGVYVFAHNFFSESRLLSLTVTDPTVHIIRLVVLPVTLLLVVAVVIFILKASRGQKSGPQENIELDSYNLVVSRAEGEPAEEEGAQGAE from the exons atgttgcaggtaaatattccccaaactaatgatggttctctctctccagactctgtcaggctggtgaatgggactagtctgtgttcaggcagactggaggtgaagtctgagcagtcgtggtcctcagtgtgtgaagctgactttgaccagcaggatgcagaggtggtctgtagggagctcggctgtggggctccttcagtcctccagggggcgctctatggagaagtggaggctccgatgtggaccaaagagttccagtgtggaggccatgagtctgctctcctggactgtggaagatcagactcagctagaagcacctgctcacctggcaaagctgttggactcacctgctcag agcctgtcaggttggtgggaggagccagtcgctgtgcaggtacactggaggtgaaatggggagagtggagaccagtgaGTGACTCTTACTGGACCCTGAAggaagcagctgcagcctgcagagttctggactgtggctctgctgtttcaacaggaagaagaaatgaagtCTCAGACAGATCTGTATGGTGGATCAGTTCTGACTGTGTTCATTCTGGATCTGCACTGAGGGAATGTGCATCATCatattcctcttcctccatcatggagctcacctgctcag acctgctgcttcagCCAATCATCTCTGTGTCTTCTACCATGGACGGGGTCTCCGAGGTCCAGCAGCAGGGGTTTCTGGTGCGTCAGGGCTCCAACTTCACCATCAGCTGCTCCGTCCAGCCTCAATACCCAGGAGGCTCCTTCCAgctcaccttcacctcctccaacacagCACACAACTACACCCAGCCAGCTGTCAGTCACTccgctgacttcctgtttcctgctgcagaccCCGCCCATCAAGGAAGCTACAGCTGTGTTTATGGCGTCTATGTTTTTGCTCATAACTTCTTCTCTGAGAGCCGTctgctgtctctcactgtcacaG ATCCAACAGTTCATATCATCAGACTGGTCGTCCTGCCGGTGACTCTGCTGTTGGTTGTCGCTGTCGTCATTTTCATCCTGAAG gccagcagggggcagaagTCAGGCCCACAGGAGAACATTGAGCTGGATTCTTATAACCTCGTTGTTTCCAGAGCTGAAGGAGAGCCGGCTGAAGAGGAAGGAGCCCAGGGAGCAGAGTAG